The Elusimicrobiota bacterium sequence TTGGCGTAAAGATTAATAGTTTTGATATTTATTCCCGGGAAGGCGAGCACTGGAAAAAAACGATCTCAGATTTGCTTAAGCGTTCTAAACTGAAATATTCAAAAAAGAAAATAGAAGAAATGCTTCCAGTAAAACAAAGAATATTCAAAAAACTTTTTAAAAGGTTTATTTTTAAAGGCGCAGAAGAAATATTAGAACATTTTAAAAAAAACGGGTATTTATTGGGCCTTGTAACAGGAAGCTATGCTAACAACATTAAAAATGTATTGCCAAAAACATTGTACCAAATGTTTGATACAATAATATCGGCTGAGAGCACGAAAAATGGCAAGCCTTACCCGGAGCCGTATCTTACTGCGGCAAAAATGCTGAGCCTTAAACCGAAAGATTGTGTTGTTGTAGAAAATTCCACCCTTGGAGTGTTATCGGCAAAAAATGCCGGGATGTTTTGTATAGCAATAACATCCAGTTTACCAAAAGAGTACCTGAGAAAAGCAAACATAACTGTAGATGATTTGCTGGAAATAAAGAAAATAATAAGGTAAGCGGAGGAAAGTTGTTAAAAATCTGGGCTTATACATTAATCAGCGTGGTAATAGTAAGTTTGGTTTCCCTGATCGGTGTTTTTACCCTTTCTCTGGATAAAGAGAAATTAAACTCAATTCTGAAATATCTGGTAAGTTTCGCTGTTGGCGGGCTTTTTGGGGATGCGTTTATTCATCTGCTTCCGCAGTCATTTGAAAAATTGGGTTATGGTTTATCCACTTCCTTATATATTGTATTGGGCCTTATGATATTTTTCGTGCTTGAGAAATTTCTGCGCTGGCGCCATTGCCACCATGTGACTACAGAACAACACATTCATCCTGTTGTTACAATGAATTTAGTAAGCGATGCGGTGCACAATATGATTGACGGTATGATAATTGCCGCGAGTTACATAATCAACATCCCTCTTGGCATTGCGACTACGCTTGCTGTAGTTTTTCATGAACTCCCGCAGGAAATTGGTGATTTCGGTATACTTATTTTTGGCGGGCTTAAAGTAAGGAAAGCATTGTATTTTAATTTTTTAACTGCATTAACTTCCGTTTTGGGCGCGCTGATTGTGCTTATTGTAGGGCCTTTTGTTAAGGAATATACTTATCTGCTGCTTCCTATAACCGCAGGCGGTTTTATTTATATAGCAGGTTCAGACCTTATCCCCGTGCTTCATGAACATGACAATTCATGCGATACTACTGTTTCAAATTCAGTCTGGCAGTTTTTAATGATAATTCTTGGTGTCGCCCTCATGGCCCTCCTCACCTTTCTGGAATAAAGAGTATTTCAATTTCTATGAACTACCAACAAATCATTTCCAAAATCAAATCCTTGTATAATCCCAAAAACATTGCCGGCATGAAGCGGTTTGGCATTAATGTAAAGAACGCTTATGGCGTGCCCATACCTGAACTTAGAAAGATAGGCAGGCTTGTTAAAAAAGACCATGAGATCGCCAAACAGCTATGGAACTCAGGAATTCATGAAGCAAGGATCCTGGCAAGCATAGTAGATGACCCTAAACAGATAACCTCAAAACAGATGGATGATTGGGTAAAAGAATTCAACTCCTGGGATATATGCGACCAATGTTGCATGAACTTGTTTAGTGAAACCGAAATTGGCTACAACAAGGCAATTGACTGGGCCAAAAGAAAGGAAGAATTTGAAAAGCGCGCAGGATTTGCTTTAATGGCGGTTATTGCAGTTCATAACAAAAAACTGCCGGATAAAGAGCTAATAAAGTTTTTCCCCATTATCAAAAGAGAATCAACAGATGAACGAAACTTTGTAAGGAAAGCCGTAAACTGGGCGCTTAGGCAGATTGGCAAACGCAATATGGCGTTAAACAGGGAAGCAGTTAAACTCTCAAAAGAACTAAAAGACAGCCAAAATAAATCAGCCTGTTGGATTGGTACGGATGCCTATAGGGAATTAACAAACCCGAAAGTAGTAGAACGCATTAAAAACAAAAAGAGATAAGTAATTGTTTCATGTGGAACAATTAAAAACGTTTATGAAAATCGGAAACATTGAATTAAAGAACAATATCTTCATGGCGCCCATGGCGGGCGTTACGGATATTACTTTCAGGATAGCCTGCAAACAAATGGGGGCCGCGCTTGTTTATACTGAAATGATTACAGCGCGGGGCATTCATCACAAAAACAAAAAGACCCAAAAGATGCTGGAGATACTTGAAGAAGAAAAACCGGTCGCCCTTCAGTTGTTTGGCAGCGAACCGGATATACTCGCGGAGGCCTGCGAATTTGTTAATGATAACAAGGACATTGTTCTAATAGATATTAATATGGGATGCCCTACAAAAAAAGTTGTTAAAAGGTTTGAAGGTGTTTCGCTGATGAGAAACCCCAAGCTCGCCGCGGAAATAATAAGGCAGGCAAAAAAAGTATCCAACAAACCAATTACAGCCAAGATAAGAACAGGGTTTGATTCAAAAAATATCAATGCGGTTGATTTTGCCAAAGAGCTGGAACAAGCAGGCGTTGAAGCAATTACGGTTCATGGCAGGACCGGTGAACAAAAGTATTCCGGCAAAGCGAGTTGGGATATAATAAAGGAAGTAAAGGAAAATATTCATAGTATTCCCATAATCGGCAACGGAGATATATTCAGCCCTTACGATGCGGTAAGAATGCTGCAGCATACAAAGTGCGACGGTATTATGGTAGCGCGCGGCGCATTAGGGAACCCCTGGATATTCCGCGGGATCCTTCAGGCAATAAAAGGAGAGGATGTAACTTCGCCCCCCTACGAAGAGATTGCGGAAATCTGCAATCAGCACTTAAAGAGAGAGATAGAGCGCTACGGTGAAAAGAAAGGGCTCTTGAGATTTCACAGGCACTTATTATATTACGGTATAAAATGCTCTATTCTTAAAGACAACACCGGCCCGAAAAACAAAGCAAGAGCTTCTCAGTATAAAGACAAACTCGAACACACCCACAATAAAGAGATGACCAGGTTTATCAAGCAAGGTTTGATGTCGTAAGTACCCCACCAACACCTTCCCCTCTTTTTGAAAGAGGGGCTAGGGGAGTTAATCAAAGTTTTTATGTGTTGATAATAAGGCCACAATTTGTTAAAATCAGGATACAGTAATAAATTTATAATTCAATTAAATGGAGGGTTATTGGTATGGCAAAGAAAACAGAATCAGTCCAAAGCGCAAAGGAACTTGCCGCATTCAATGAGTTAAAGAAAACACTTCTGAAATTGGTAGATAAGCGTAAACCGATTAAAGCAATAATTTATAAACTGACAGTAAGCAATGTCAAAACTAATTCTGATATCAAAGAAATATACATACCCAGTGAAAACATGGCAGTAAGCGATTATCAGGATTTAAATGTCTTTAAAACGGATATAGCGCGCTATAAAAACGCTAAAGTGTTAAAAAGAATAGGGTTACCCAGAGATTTTGTTGAACAGTTGAAAGTACATCTTGAGCCTAAAGAAAAGATGAAAGAGGTCCTAAAAATGTATTTTAAAGGGTAAATCGGGCCCCAAGCCCCAATGTGTCCTTTAAGTTGGTAATTGGGATACCTGCTTGGCATGTTTCATGTGGAACATTTTTCTCCTTTCATGGTCTTTCGCGAGGTAGCGTCCTGATTACTTCTGTTTAAAAGGAAAAATCAGGGTTGAGGTTAGCATTCTATGGGTAAAATCATTTCGGTTTGCAATCAGAAGGGCGGTGTCGGCAAAACAACTACTACGATTAACCTTGCTGGCAGTGTGGCCCATCTCACCAAATCAGTTCTTCTTATCGATTTAGATCCGCAGTCAAACGCAACCAGCGGCCTGGG is a genomic window containing:
- a CDS encoding ZIP family metal transporter produces the protein MLKIWAYTLISVVIVSLVSLIGVFTLSLDKEKLNSILKYLVSFAVGGLFGDAFIHLLPQSFEKLGYGLSTSLYIVLGLMIFFVLEKFLRWRHCHHVTTEQHIHPVVTMNLVSDAVHNMIDGMIIAASYIINIPLGIATTLAVVFHELPQEIGDFGILIFGGLKVRKALYFNFLTALTSVLGALIVLIVGPFVKEYTYLLLPITAGGFIYIAGSDLIPVLHEHDNSCDTTVSNSVWQFLMIILGVALMALLTFLE
- a CDS encoding HAD family phosphatase → MKKLIKKPKAVLFDMDGVIIDSMPYHFIAWFETLKPLGVKINSFDIYSREGEHWKKTISDLLKRSKLKYSKKKIEEMLPVKQRIFKKLFKRFIFKGAEEILEHFKKNGYLLGLVTGSYANNIKNVLPKTLYQMFDTIISAESTKNGKPYPEPYLTAAKMLSLKPKDCVVVENSTLGVLSAKNAGMFCIAITSSLPKEYLRKANITVDDLLEIKKIIR
- the dusB gene encoding tRNA dihydrouridine synthase DusB produces the protein MKIGNIELKNNIFMAPMAGVTDITFRIACKQMGAALVYTEMITARGIHHKNKKTQKMLEILEEEKPVALQLFGSEPDILAEACEFVNDNKDIVLIDINMGCPTKKVVKRFEGVSLMRNPKLAAEIIRQAKKVSNKPITAKIRTGFDSKNINAVDFAKELEQAGVEAITVHGRTGEQKYSGKASWDIIKEVKENIHSIPIIGNGDIFSPYDAVRMLQHTKCDGIMVARGALGNPWIFRGILQAIKGEDVTSPPYEEIAEICNQHLKREIERYGEKKGLLRFHRHLLYYGIKCSILKDNTGPKNKARASQYKDKLEHTHNKEMTRFIKQGLMS
- a CDS encoding DNA alkylation repair protein, encoding MNYQQIISKIKSLYNPKNIAGMKRFGINVKNAYGVPIPELRKIGRLVKKDHEIAKQLWNSGIHEARILASIVDDPKQITSKQMDDWVKEFNSWDICDQCCMNLFSETEIGYNKAIDWAKRKEEFEKRAGFALMAVIAVHNKKLPDKELIKFFPIIKRESTDERNFVRKAVNWALRQIGKRNMALNREAVKLSKELKDSQNKSACWIGTDAYRELTNPKVVERIKNKKR